One Cucurbita pepo subsp. pepo cultivar mu-cu-16 chromosome LG09, ASM280686v2, whole genome shotgun sequence DNA window includes the following coding sequences:
- the LOC111801932 gene encoding eukaryotic translation initiation factor 5A-4-like — protein sequence MSDEEHHFESKADAGASKTFPQQAGTIRKNGYIVIKGRPCKVVEVSTSKTGKHGHAKCHFVAIDIFTSKKLEDIVPSSHNCDVPHVNRTDYQLIDISEDGFISLLTDSGNTKDDLRLPSDESLLSQIKDGFAEGKDLIVTVMSSMGEEQICALKDIGPK from the exons ATGTCGGACGAGGAGCACCACTTTGAGTCGAAGGCCGACGCGGGAGCTTCCAAGACTTTTCCGCAGCAGGCTGGAACCATCCGTAAGAATGGTTACATAGTCATCAAGGGCAGGCCTTGCAAG GTTGTTGAGGTTTCAACCTCAAAGACGGGAAAGCATGGACATGCTAAATGCCACTTTGTTGCCATTGACATTTTCACTTCTAAAAAGCTTGAAGATATCGTCCCCTCTTCACACAACTGTGAT GTTCCCCATGTCAACCGTACTGACTACCAGCTCATTGATATCTCTGAGGATGGATTT ATTAGCCTGCTGACGGACAGTGGTAACACCAAGGATGACCTGAGGCTTCCATCGGATGAGAGTCTGCTGTCCCAG ATCAAGGATGGCTTTGCGGAGGGGAAGGATCTGATTGTGACTGTCATGTCTTCAATGGGAGAGGAGCAAATCTGCGCTCTCAAGGACATTGGCCCAAAATAG